In Cydia pomonella isolate Wapato2018A chromosome 1, ilCydPomo1, whole genome shotgun sequence, one genomic interval encodes:
- the LOC133523287 gene encoding uncharacterized protein LOC133523287 — translation METEDIIELGSSDEEPGPPPPKKMNVKNAMVHIPANLPGVTIKPLKAVPQLPKLGKNITITKTSGSSVDKSTNQNQKLPAFKKKAVGKKVLQPPASKGKIFNPLSLPPNAAITKLKTPIQIKKPQQNRPQPLQRLPPSITIKKTGSAAKPSPTMIMPPKPILSKTIPSKAINPKTMPKQRTNLSKKRKLEVVQTVELDDDDASTSSKSPQWYVRPEQHIEITIQEDKVVLQEEVAPIQEDTNNKEPEVPKYIEITIEDSPVKPAKTKRTRELSTEKVIMIDDSPNKGSVVGEDVAEGSDNEADTAKKVPQSKKKLDYPSELETIEEMRTLEIEIEPISPDSPMNTNNTNSKDSDKSKTKVNKESEIISLTPDIMETEKTSVVVEIAQNKQGTMSVRQIKPVQPKQNTKVAPKKDVGLPSEFHPIYQNFISLCIQLENSNDMEKIIEKKIKPYYRQAPKEYTESEEFLDMVSSKITAMEAAPEKMYLYIKDIVDELNLQRKYMKQVPVEEAKSKDVDKDSFLYGKENELDPNKQRQIRKLEKTLKKLNRAIQKLEAQEVDFDDEEDSVYLLTEKYKERMVRVHAKFCQLTNTKLPSQPRILIEPRPGLSAAPAKRLEAWINKKNTVTFPDFHDVLRCVREANEIDKLGWSEAFIMEEARDLFVRCGRKLQRRRQENEWRLATSRITVNSDPAEQSDELKKQLEANRRLANTKETEVFDKFCDRQSQLKLEAEEIDDKDAEESPIESEEEDNDDDSSLESKQRRKDRLRRLLQEQSKKNIPNKVQTEDNTKREEECVIESVEKKEEPQSKSEVVNEDDKIQSLSDDSNEIGSDMDELHLLQKLHSDCEIRTVSSSSDSETPIAISDTLDSSSDNEQPIQQQPTDVISIENSSYSDDSDADKNDASNINKKYTVASGDLMEESKEIECSSSSVVKNTHFTDAAIENTVLTSSDDGSNLDDNTNSGKSDNSSKVSLKEGPMLDKDYEHSITSESAELGINDVAKRSDAEDEQSTNSDIIENPGSSASSGQYEELLKEHNADPLLKRPDLIARDPSDELFDSMVIKHYNDPLVKKHLKGSDSSNGEDPENSNSDTQSTIATETAEEAKKDLIETSVDTEEFLNLNSPSVQIVDKLIDKLKQSDGSQSSDELLMKIDQEIGLNTEAMSPVTLELEKAVGLARQTKAWPRFKDECSSMSSAEDENIGDNSQSIPQNTNDSKILDGIEIAQSEASPAIDTKDSEVFDNETTNCARKTKDSTQSINISGEVNSAGASCSTNINQLSDKMDVSRPAIHEESIDTVTCTSESAKHAPSDCDIADIEMGSIEPNIEGYESTNEISEPMEIGTDFTEEKDIEQAKESELDERINNVASIANEDDVHLPSKKNCELDNMSELEAPETPENPKRKPEENSGDAGDSVKKILNSNNRPESSIGNGSEVNGNLNINMDITDLLGSDTILCPKIGDDLDLDHLNELQSAEKGECEEKSVPRTISSMCLQSTESNN, via the exons ATGAATGTAAAAAATGCCATGGTTCACATTCCTGCGAACCTCCCTGGAGTGACAATCAAACCGCTTAAAGCCGTACCGCAGCTACCAAAACTGGGGAAAAATATAACCATCACAAAAACAAGTGGCAGTTCAGTAGACAAATCAACAAACCAAAATCAAAAGCTACCTGCCTTTAAAAAGAAAGCAGTGGGAAAAAAAGTGCTTCAACCACCTGCCTCCAAGGGAAAAATATTTAACCCACTTAGTCTGCCACCTAATGCTGCCATCACAAAGTTAAAAACTCCTATACAGATAAAAAAACCTCAGCAGAATAGACCACAACCTCTACAAAGATTGCCACCCAGCATCACAATTAAGAAAACAGGGTCAGCAGCAAAGCCGTCTCCAACTATGATCATGCCTCCAAAACCTATTCTCTCAAAAACAATTCCATCAAAAGCTATTAATCCAAAAACTATGCCAAAACAGCGGACAAACCTAAGTAAAAAGAGAAAACTGGAGGTGGTGCAAACAGTTGaacttgatgatgatgatgcttCTACATCATCTAAAAGCCCTCAGTGGTATGTGAGACCAGAACAACACATTGAGATAACTATTCAAGAAGATAAAGTTGTACTTCAAGAAGAGGTGGCACCTATACAAGAggatacaaataataaagagccAGAGGTTCCTAAGTACATTGAAATCACAATAGAAGATAGTCCTGTTAAACCTGCAAAAACAAAGCGAACACGGGAACTAAGCACTGAAAAAGTAATCATGATAGATGACAGCCCCAACAAGGGTAGTGTCGTTGGCGAAGATGTTGCTGAAGGCAGTGACAATGAAGCAGACACTGCTAAAAAGGTCCCACAAAGTAAAAAGAAACTAGATTATCCGAGTGAGCTTGAAACCATTGAAGAAATGCGTACACTTGAAATCGAAATTGAACCAATAAGTCCAGACAGTCCTatgaatacaaataatacaaattcGAAGGACAGTGACAAATCGAAAACTAAAGTGAACAAAGAAAGTGAAATAATTTCTTTAACACCAGACATTATGGAAACCGAAAAAACATCAGTAGTAGTAGAGATAGCACAAAACAAGCAGGGTACTATGTCAGTCCGACAAATCAAGCCTGTGCAGCCAAAACAGAACACTAAAGTAGCTCCAAAAAAAGATGTTGGATTGCCAAGTGAATTTCATCCTATATATCAAAACTTCATCAGCTTATGTATCCAATTAGAAAACTCGAATGATATGGAAAAGATAATTGAAAAAAAGATTAAGCCTTATTATAGGCAGGCACCAAAGGAATATACAGAATCAGAAGAATTTCTTGATATGGTATCTAGTAAAATAACAGCTATGGAGGCTGCCCcagaaaaaatgtatttgtacatcAAAGACATTGTTGATGAGTTGAATTTACAACGAAAGTATATGAAACAAGTTCCAGTAGAAGAAGCCAAGTCCAAAG ATGTGGACAAAGACAGTTTTCTATATGGAAAAGAAAATGAATTGGATCCTAACAAGCAGAGACAGATTCGGAAATTAGAAAAGACACTTAAGAAACTAAACCGAGCCATTCAGAAACTTGAAGCCCAAGAAGTAGACTTTGATGATGAAGAAGACtctgtttatttacttactgaAAA GTATAAAGAAAGAATGGTACGAGTGCACGCCAAGTTTTGTCAACTGACAAACACTAAGCTGCCTTCGCAACCCCGGATCTTGATAGAGCCCCGGCCCGGGCTCTCGGCAGCGCCGGCGAAGCGCCTGGAGGCGTGGATCAATAAGAAGAATACTGTAACATTTCCCGACTTTCACGACGTATTGCGCTGTGTCAGGGAGGCCAATGAGATTGATAAGCTTGGCTGGAGTGAGGCGTTCATAATGGAAGAAg CTAGAGATCTCTTTGTGCGATGCGGTAGAAAGTTACAGAGACGCAGACAAGAAAATGAATGGCGATTAGCTACCTCTAGAATTACCGTGAACAGCGATCCTGCCGAGCAAAGTGATGAACTTAAGAAGCAATTGGAAGCTAATCGCCGGCTGGCAAACACGAAGGAAACCgaagtatttgataa ATTCTGCGACAGACAAAGTCAGTTAAAACTGGAGGCTGAAGAGATAGATGATAAAGACGCTGAAGAATCTCCAATCGAGAGTGAGGAGGAAGATAATGATGACGATTCCTCTCTAGAAAGCAAACAAAGACGGAAAGACAGACTAAGAAGGCTGCTACAAGAACAATCCAAAAAGAACATTCCAAATAAAGTTCAAACTGAAGATAATACAAAAAGAGAAGAAGAATGCGTCATAGAGTCTGTCGAGAAAAAAGAAGAACCTCAGAGCAAATCTGAAGTAGTCAATGAAGACGACAAAATACAAAGCTTGAGTGATGATAGTAACGAAATTGGTTCAGACATGGATGAACTACACTTGTTACAGAAATTACATTCTGACTGTGAGATACGCACTGTCTCTTCGTCATCTGATTCAGAAACTCCTATAGCTATTTCGGATACTTTGGACTCAAGCTCTGACAATGAACAACCAATACAGCAGCAGCCTACTGACGTAATAAGTATAGAAAATTCGAGTTATTCTGATGATTCTGATGCTGACAAAAATGATGCctcaaacataaataaaaagtacacaGTTGCGAGTGGAGATTTAATGGAGGAAAGTAAAGAAATTGAATGTTCCTCTTCAAGTGTTGtgaaaaatacacattttacgGATGCTGCCATAGAAAATACAGTCCTTACTTCATCCGACGATGGAAGCAATCTTGATGACAATACCAATTCCGGAAAGAGCGATAACTCGTCAAAAGTATCGTTAAAAGAAGGGCCAATGTTAGACAAGGATTATGAACACAGTATTACGTCAGAAAGCGCTGAACTCGGTATCAATGATGTTGCAAAACGAAGTGATGCTGAAGATGAACAAAGTACGAATTCGGATATAATTGAGAATCCTGGATCATCTGCTTCATCTGGGCAATATGAGGAACTCCTCAAAGAACATAATGCTGATCCCCTTCTAAAACGGCCAGATTTAATTGCGCGAGACCCTTCGGATGAGCTGTTTGATAGTATGGTAATTAAACATTACAATGATCCTCTTGTTAAGAAACATCTCAAGGGCTCAGATTCATCTAATGGTGAAGATCCCGAAAATTCGAACTCTGATACTCAATCCACAATTGCAACTGAAACAGCAGAAGAGGCCAAGAAAGACTTGATAGAAACTTCAGTAGACACTGAAGAATTCCTGAATTTAAATTCACCATCAGTGCaaatagttgataaattaatTGATAAACTGAAACAGTCTGACGGATCTCAAAGTAGTGATGAACTTCTAATGAAAATTGATCAAGAGATTGGCTTGAATACCGAAGCTATGTCCCCAGTAACGTTAGAGCTGGAAAAAGCGGTCGGTCTTGCCAGACAAACCAAAGCGTGGCCGCGGTTTAAAGATGAATGTTCATCTATGAGCTCTGCCGAGGATGAAAATATAGGTGATAATTCTCAGTCAATACCGCAGAATACGAATGATTCTAAAATTTTGGATGGAATTGAAATCGCGCAAAGTGAAGCAAGTCCAGCTATAGATACAAAAGATTCTGAAGTTTTTGACAATGAAACTACCAACTGCGCACGTAAAACTAAAGATAGCACGCAAAGTATTAATATTTCTGGCGAAGTCAATAGCGCGGGCGCTTCTTGTTCTACAAATATAAACCAATTGTCGGATAAAATGGATGTCTCACGCCCAGCTATTCATGAAGAATCAATAGATACCGTTACATGTACTTCCGAATCTGCAAAACATGCACCTAGTGACTGTGACATTGCAGATATTGAGATGGGTTCTATTGAACCAAATATTGAGGGTTATGAATCTACTAATGAAATATCTGAGCCAATGGAGATTGGGACAGATTTTACAGAAGAAAAAGATATTGAACAAGCGAAGGAATCAGAATTGGACGAACGTATTAATAATGTAGCATCCATAGCAAACGAAGATGATGTACATTTGCCATCTAAGAAAAATTGTGAGCTTGATAACATGTCTGAACTTGAAGCCCCCGAAACCCCAGAAAACCCCAAAAGAAAGCCCGAAGAAAACTCAGGTGATGCAGGAGACTCTGTGAAGAAGATTTTGAATTCCAACAATAGACCTGAAAGTAGTATTGGTAATGGAAGTGAAGTGAAtggaaatttaaatattaatatggaCATTACAGACTTACTTGGTAGtgatactattttatgtccAAAAATTGGAGATGATTTAGACCTGGATCATTTAAATGAGCTACAGTCAGCAGAAAAAGGAGAGTGTGAGGAAAAATCAGTCCCTAGAACAATTTCTAGTATGTGTTTGCAAAGTACTGAGAGTAATAATTAA